In a genomic window of Quercus lobata isolate SW786 chromosome 4, ValleyOak3.0 Primary Assembly, whole genome shotgun sequence:
- the LOC115987189 gene encoding protein encore-like, producing MEGSVEDIGAPESWEIADLDESMSRLLLKKDSSKPLPQELCDGSASASASCNSSSTSSSNSSASNSAGGDGCGGEKVSEDLVNQVDQFLREAIQNPRERLSILRMEQDVERFIRDPTQQQLEFQQLPTSYLRLAAHRVAQHYSLQSMVLLDNSLPDGTGSRIIVRKTSDCRLPLIRLADIPVNLPSEDGGVVKVAIKQRPQKRSPIMGNANSNSLKSGGAKSVEERKEEYNRARARIFNSSINSSGPSGAVGGKPENEPRVQDSPQHGSLAIPKIEEKPVSVIAEVNSGRVLIDSSTSSSRSARSRTEKEPIGRSKPNNNNNNTNNNNNRVAIFRDREIDRKDPDYDRSYDRYMQRFDPGFGFNGGPYTMQPMYSPALNYNTEFPQLGATHRPQISTEHQPRALPQHLPAPWAGPSTPTGPIGYGHPEAMMTPFNPNHVGARSTSAIYLHSSQYPCQRPGMPFIHPHEQVHQPFSQSHQQQPDASFGLARPR from the exons ATGGAGGGCTCTGTGGAGGACATCGGAGCCCCGGAGTCATGGGAGATCGCCGATTTGGACGAGTCCATGAGCcgcctcttgctcaagaaagaCTCCTCCAAACCGCTGCCTCAAGAGCTTTGCGATGGCTCAGCTTCAGCTTCAGCTTCTTGCAATTCCTCTTCTACGTCGTCGTCGAATTCGTCGGCTTCGAATTCGGCCGGCGGTGATGGTTGCGGCGGCGAGAAGGTTTCTGAGGATCTCGTCAATCAGGTCGATCAGTTCCTTCGCGAAGCTATACAGAATCCCCGTGAGCGCTTATCAA TTTTACGGATGGAGCAAGATGTTGAGAGGTTTATTCGTGATCCTACTCAACAACAACTAGAGTTCCAACAACTGCCTACATCCTATTTACGGTTGGCTGCACACCGTGTTGCACAGCACTACTCATTGCAGTCAATGGTTTTATTGGACAATAGTTTGCCTGATGGGACTGGTTCCAGGATTATTGTTCGCAAAACTTCTGATTGTCGGCTTCCTTTGATTCGCCTTGCAGACATTCCTGTAAATTTACCATCAGAAGACGGTGGTGTCGTTAAGGTTGCAATCAAACAGAGGCCACAAAAACGGTCACCAATTATGGGCAATgcaaattcaaattctttaaaGTCAGGCGGTGCCAAAAGTgtagaggaaagaaaagaggAGTATAACAGGGCTCGTGCAAGGATATTTAACTCTAGTATTAATAGTAGTGGACCTAGTGGTGCTGTGGGTGGGAAACCAGAAAATGAACCAAGAGTGCAGGATAGTCCCCAGCATGGCTCTTTGGCAATTCCTAAGATAGAAGAGAAACCTGTTTCAGTAATTGCTGAGGTGAATTCTGGTAGAGTTCTGATTGATTCTTCGACAAGTAGCAGTAGATCAGCTAGAAGTAGGACAGAGAAGGAGCCAATTGGTAGGAGcaaaccaaataataataataataatactaataataataataatagagtgGCTATTTTCAGGGACCGTGAGATTGATCGCAAGGATCCTGATTACGACAGGAGCTATGACAG gtatATGCAAAGGTTTGATCCTGGGTTTGGGTTCAATGGAGGACCGTATACCATGCAGCCTATGTACAGCCCTGCGTTGAACTACAACACTGAATTTCCACAACTCGGAGCTACTCATAGGCCTCAGATTTCTACTGAGCACCAGCCTCGGGCACTCCCTCAACATCTACCTGCTCCATGGGCTGGACCATCAACCCCTACAGGTCCCATTGGGTATGGCCATCCAGAGGCCATGATGACTCCTTTCAATCCTAACCACGTTGGTGCTCGTTCCACGTCTGCCATATACCTGCATTCTTCTCAGTACCCTTGTCAGCGCCCTGGAATGCCTTTCATCCACCCTCACGAACAAGTTCACCAACCTTTTTCACAG